The proteins below are encoded in one region of Bacillus vallismortis:
- a CDS encoding endolytic transglycosylase MltG produces the protein MTKRGIQAFAGGIILATAVLAAVFYLTDEDQAAAVKEHKTVTEQDVNNYLDSKKMVSVNRDEYQKLLDSKEKSLNDDSSPETKTNKVKTYKLNIKDGMSTADVSAILEKEGIISSAQDFNDYVIDAGYHKEIRAGEFKVKSDMSFKKIVKTLTR, from the coding sequence ATGACAAAACGGGGCATTCAGGCATTTGCTGGCGGCATTATTTTAGCGACAGCCGTTCTTGCAGCTGTTTTTTATCTGACAGACGAAGACCAGGCGGCCGCTGTAAAAGAACATAAAACAGTAACCGAACAAGACGTGAACAATTACCTTGATTCTAAAAAAATGGTTTCTGTTAACCGTGATGAATATCAAAAACTTCTTGATTCAAAAGAGAAATCCTTGAACGACGACAGCAGCCCAGAAACGAAAACAAACAAAGTAAAAACGTACAAGCTCAACATTAAAGACGGCATGAGCACCGCTGATGTATCTGCTATTCTTGAAAAAGAAGGCATTATCTCCTCGGCTCAAGATTTTAACGACTATGTCATTGATGCCGGGTATCACAAAGAAATTCGCGCAGGCGAATTTAAAGTGAAATCAGACATGAGTTTCAAAAAGATCGTAAAAACGTTAACACGATAA
- a CDS encoding 5-formyltetrahydrofolate cyclo-ligase: MKSQLRKKTIEALSAVSSEELIQKTARMYKHLFSLPEWQNASTIAVTISRELEIPTRPVIEQAWKEGKQVCIPKCDPGTKKMQFRTYQTDDQLETVYAGLLEPMIEKTKAVKPSQIDLIIVPGVCFDTDGFRIGFGGGYYDRFLSDYKGKTVSLLLKCQLFAHVPRQPHDIPVHKLITEDQIISCFS, encoded by the coding sequence ATGAAATCACAATTAAGGAAAAAGACGATAGAGGCACTATCTGCTGTATCAAGTGAAGAACTTATTCAAAAAACAGCACGTATGTACAAGCATTTGTTTTCACTGCCGGAGTGGCAAAATGCCAGCACCATTGCCGTCACCATCTCCAGAGAGCTGGAAATACCGACGCGTCCAGTCATTGAGCAGGCTTGGAAAGAAGGAAAACAAGTTTGTATTCCAAAATGCGACCCTGGTACGAAAAAAATGCAATTCCGCACATATCAGACCGATGATCAGCTCGAAACCGTTTACGCCGGACTTCTTGAGCCGATGATTGAAAAAACAAAAGCAGTGAAACCATCACAAATTGACTTGATAATCGTTCCGGGTGTTTGTTTCGATACTGACGGGTTTAGGATCGGCTTTGGCGGCGGCTATTATGACCGTTTTTTAAGCGATTATAAAGGGAAGACAGTCTCTTTGCTCTTGAAGTGCCAGCTGTTTGCGCATGTTCCCCGTCAACCGCATGACATCCCGGTACATAAGCTGATAACAGAAGATCAGATCATTTCTTGTTTTTCATAA
- the pstB gene encoding phosphate ABC transporter ATP-binding protein PstB codes for MSEQMVKEKPERAVFVPKQNHVIEVKDLSIFYGTKQAVHHVNMDIEKHAVTALIGPSGCGKSTFLRNINRMNDLIPSARAEGEILYEGLNILGGNINVVSLRREIGMVFQKPNPFPKSIYANITHALKYAGERNKAVLDEIVEESLTKAALWDEVKDRLHSSALSLSGGQQQRLCIARTLAMKPAVLLLDEPASALDPISNAKIEELITQLKREYSIIIVTHNMQQALRVSDRTAFFLNGELVEYGQTEQIFTSPKQQKTEDYINGKFG; via the coding sequence ATGTCTGAACAAATGGTAAAAGAAAAGCCTGAACGTGCTGTTTTCGTTCCAAAACAGAACCACGTGATCGAAGTGAAAGATCTGTCTATTTTTTACGGAACGAAACAAGCGGTTCACCATGTGAATATGGATATTGAAAAGCATGCGGTCACCGCTTTGATTGGGCCGTCAGGATGCGGAAAGTCTACTTTTTTGAGAAACATTAACCGAATGAATGACTTAATTCCTTCGGCAAGAGCTGAAGGCGAAATCCTTTATGAAGGATTAAATATACTGGGTGGCAATATTAACGTTGTCAGCTTAAGAAGAGAAATCGGAATGGTTTTTCAAAAACCGAATCCTTTTCCGAAATCGATCTATGCGAATATCACACACGCATTGAAATATGCCGGAGAGCGGAATAAAGCTGTTTTAGATGAGATTGTGGAAGAAAGCTTAACAAAAGCAGCGCTCTGGGATGAGGTGAAGGATCGTTTGCATTCGTCTGCACTCTCATTATCAGGAGGCCAGCAGCAGCGTTTATGTATCGCGAGAACGCTTGCGATGAAGCCGGCTGTTCTTCTGCTGGATGAACCAGCTTCAGCGCTAGATCCGATTTCAAATGCAAAAATAGAAGAATTAATAACACAACTGAAAAGGGAATACTCAATTATTATTGTCACGCACAATATGCAGCAGGCGCTGCGGGTTTCTGACCGGACAGCATTCTTTTTAAACGGAGAGCTTGTCGAATACGGACAGACTGAGCAAATTTTTACTAGTCCGAAGCAGCAAAAGACAGAGGATTATATTAACGGGAAATTCGGATAG
- the pstA gene encoding phosphate ABC transporter permease PstA — MNRKITDKLATGMFGLCAAIITAILAGLFSYIIINGVSQISFDFITTKSSAIAAGGGIRDQLFNSFYILFITMLITIPLGVGGGVFMAEYAPNNKVTDFIRTCIEVLSSLPSIVIGMFGLLMFVNLTGWGYTIIGGALALTVFNLPVMVRVTEDAIRSVPKDLKEASLALGVSRWHTVKTVLIPSAIPSIITGAILASGRVFGEAAALLFTAGLTTPRLNFTEWNPFSETSPFNIFRPAETLAVHIWNVNTQGIIPDAEAIANGGSAVLVISVLVFNLAARWLGTMIYKKLTAN, encoded by the coding sequence ATGAACCGCAAAATAACAGATAAACTGGCTACCGGAATGTTTGGTTTGTGCGCAGCCATTATCACAGCCATTCTAGCAGGCTTGTTTTCCTATATTATTATAAACGGTGTTTCCCAGATCAGCTTTGACTTTATTACGACAAAATCAAGCGCCATAGCAGCTGGAGGAGGAATACGCGACCAGCTGTTTAACTCCTTTTATATTTTGTTTATCACGATGCTGATTACAATCCCGCTCGGTGTGGGCGGCGGAGTGTTCATGGCTGAGTACGCGCCTAATAACAAGGTGACTGATTTTATCAGAACATGTATAGAGGTGCTTTCATCACTTCCGTCAATTGTGATTGGGATGTTTGGATTACTGATGTTTGTTAACTTAACAGGCTGGGGATATACGATCATAGGCGGGGCGCTTGCGTTAACTGTTTTTAACCTTCCTGTCATGGTGCGAGTGACAGAAGACGCAATTCGTTCAGTCCCTAAAGATCTGAAGGAAGCCTCTCTCGCTTTAGGTGTATCACGTTGGCATACCGTAAAAACGGTTTTAATTCCGAGTGCAATCCCTTCTATCATTACAGGAGCGATTTTAGCGTCAGGAAGGGTATTCGGAGAAGCTGCGGCATTATTATTTACAGCCGGTCTGACAACACCGCGCCTTAATTTTACAGAATGGAACCCGTTTTCTGAAACATCGCCATTTAATATTTTCAGGCCCGCTGAAACACTTGCCGTTCACATTTGGAACGTAAATACGCAAGGAATCATTCCGGATGCTGAAGCGATTGCCAACGGAGGTTCTGCGGTGCTGGTCATTTCTGTTCTTGTGTTTAATCTCGCAGCGAGATGGCTTGGCACGATGATCTACAAAAAGCTTACGGCAAATTAG
- a CDS encoding M14 family metallopeptidase, with the protein MMAFITVKPEIKHNLARVARELKIDEELLKSANRSAQKHQLYCPGYIIQENHDKELQTIQEIKNFLQPRQLDLSDNWIKQEKIYDGAAVEKEVKKIIHVFPFVSCREIGRSVLGRPIWELKAGGEHAEKKVHMNASFHANEWITTSVLLKWFKEYCMSLCCNSPFFGFSPMKLFSSTSLSLVPLVNPDGVDLVLNGSEGMGTRKEELERLNGHRPNFNEWKANINGVDLNKQFPSLWEIEKHRKPTAPSYRDYPGTTPLTEPESTAMYRLVTENPPDRLLALHTQGEEIYWGYKGLEPEESAAVIKDFEKVSGNIYKGIRDIDSYAGFRDWFIHHYFKEGYTVELGKGQNPLPFQQLSHIYHATSGILWRSLCFHE; encoded by the coding sequence ATGATGGCGTTTATTACGGTGAAACCTGAGATCAAGCACAATTTGGCCAGAGTGGCGAGAGAGCTGAAGATAGACGAGGAACTGCTGAAAAGTGCAAATCGTTCCGCACAGAAGCACCAATTGTATTGTCCTGGTTATATAATTCAAGAAAATCACGATAAGGAACTTCAAACCATTCAGGAGATCAAGAACTTTTTACAGCCTCGGCAGCTTGATCTTTCTGATAACTGGATCAAACAAGAAAAAATCTATGATGGTGCAGCGGTTGAAAAGGAAGTAAAGAAGATCATTCATGTGTTTCCTTTTGTTTCGTGCAGGGAAATCGGCCGTTCTGTACTTGGCAGACCAATCTGGGAGCTGAAGGCTGGCGGGGAGCATGCGGAAAAAAAGGTTCATATGAACGCCTCATTTCATGCGAATGAATGGATCACCACATCTGTCCTGCTGAAATGGTTTAAGGAATACTGCATGTCATTATGCTGCAACTCGCCTTTCTTTGGTTTTTCTCCTATGAAGCTGTTCAGCAGCACTTCTTTGTCTCTCGTTCCTCTTGTCAATCCGGATGGCGTTGATTTAGTCTTGAATGGATCAGAAGGCATGGGAACCAGAAAAGAGGAGCTCGAACGGCTAAATGGCCATCGCCCGAATTTTAATGAATGGAAGGCAAACATAAACGGGGTTGATTTAAATAAACAATTTCCGTCATTATGGGAAATTGAGAAACACCGCAAGCCGACAGCACCCAGCTACCGCGATTACCCGGGAACCACTCCGCTTACGGAACCGGAATCCACTGCGATGTACCGTCTGGTAACGGAGAATCCGCCTGACAGACTGCTGGCTCTCCATACTCAGGGAGAAGAAATTTATTGGGGTTACAAAGGCCTTGAGCCTGAAGAATCTGCTGCAGTCATAAAGGATTTTGAGAAGGTAAGCGGGAACATTTATAAAGGGATAAGAGATATAGACAGCTATGCGGGGTTTCGCGATTGGTTTATTCACCATTATTTTAAAGAAGGGTATACGGTGGAACTTGGAAAAGGTCAAAACCCTTTGCCGTTTCAGCAGTTATCACATATTTATCACGCGACAAGCGGCATTTTGTGGAGGTCGCTATGTTTTCATGAATAA
- a CDS encoding MTH1187 family thiamine-binding protein: protein MAIADVTIIPIGTETPSVSAYVADVQKILEGYQAKGKIKYQLTPMNTLIEGELSDLFTVIQEIHEAPFQKGLHRVATNIRIDDRRDKKTTLESKIESVNKHLQQ from the coding sequence ATGGCTATCGCAGATGTAACCATTATCCCAATCGGAACGGAAACACCTAGTGTGAGTGCTTACGTGGCCGATGTGCAAAAGATTTTAGAAGGATATCAAGCAAAAGGGAAAATCAAATATCAGCTGACACCGATGAATACGCTGATCGAGGGAGAACTTAGTGACCTTTTCACAGTCATTCAGGAAATTCACGAAGCCCCATTTCAAAAAGGGCTGCACAGAGTGGCGACAAACATCCGAATTGATGACAGGCGTGACAAAAAAACAACGCTTGAAAGCAAAATAGAAAGTGTCAATAAACATTTACAGCAATAA
- the glcK gene encoding glucose kinase GlcK: MDEIWFAGIDLGGTTIKLALINQYGEIQHKWEVPTDKTGDTITVTIAKTIDSKLDELQKPKHIIKYIGMGAPGPVDMAAGVVYETVNLGWKNYALKNHLETETGIPAVIENDANIAALGEMWKGAGDGAKDVILVTLGTGVGGGIIVNGEIVHGINGAGGEIGHICSIPEGGAPCNCGKMGCIETIASATGIVRIAKEKIANAKKTTRLQATEHLSARDVFEAAGEHDEIALEVVEYVAKHLGLVLGNLASSLNPSKIVLGGGVSRAGEMLRSKVEKTFRKCAFPRAAEAADISIATLGNDAGVIGGAWIAKNEWLKHQNC; the protein is encoded by the coding sequence ATGGACGAGATATGGTTTGCAGGCATTGATCTGGGAGGAACAACAATTAAACTAGCTTTGATTAACCAATATGGTGAAATACAGCATAAGTGGGAAGTCCCGACTGATAAAACCGGTGACACCATAACTGTTACAATTGCAAAAACAATCGACAGCAAGCTGGATGAGCTGCAAAAGCCAAAGCATATCATCAAATACATCGGAATGGGCGCACCAGGTCCTGTAGATATGGCGGCAGGAGTCGTTTATGAAACGGTAAATCTCGGATGGAAAAACTACGCTTTAAAGAACCACCTGGAGACAGAGACCGGTATTCCGGCTGTCATAGAAAATGATGCGAATATTGCTGCGCTCGGGGAAATGTGGAAGGGAGCGGGTGACGGCGCAAAAGACGTCATTCTCGTGACGCTTGGCACAGGAGTTGGCGGCGGCATCATTGTAAATGGTGAAATTGTACATGGCATAAATGGCGCAGGCGGGGAAATCGGTCATATTTGCAGCATTCCTGAAGGCGGAGCGCCTTGCAACTGCGGGAAAATGGGCTGTATCGAAACGATAGCGTCGGCAACCGGGATTGTAAGAATTGCAAAAGAGAAAATAGCAAATGCTAAAAAGACGACACGTTTACAAGCTACTGAACACTTGTCAGCGCGAGATGTATTTGAAGCGGCGGGTGAACATGACGAAATTGCCCTTGAAGTCGTTGAGTATGTAGCCAAGCACCTTGGTTTGGTGCTTGGAAATTTGGCAAGCTCGCTTAATCCATCAAAAATCGTTCTTGGCGGCGGTGTTTCGAGAGCCGGTGAAATGCTGAGGTCAAAAGTCGAGAAAACATTCCGCAAATGTGCGTTTCCACGGGCAGCCGAAGCGGCTGATATTTCTATTGCCACACTTGGGAATGATGCCGGCGTCATCGGCGGGGCTTGGATCGCTAAAAACGAATGGCTGAAACACCAAAATTGTTAA
- a CDS encoding LTA synthase family protein has translation MRKTFFSKISFMLIAILLMWLKTYAVYKTSFHIKIDNLTQEFILFINPLSFLLLIFGFSLFLKGKIRNRYIIAMSCLVTFVLLANMVFYRFYNDFLTIPVLFQTSNMGDLGSSIGTLLEPTDLLLAVDIAVLIWLHSRQKAFRSDIPSTKNERAAYFLFVASVYFFNLGLSEAERPQLLTRSFDREMLVKNISLFNFHVYDGVLQSKQSAQRALADSNSLTEIENYVTANAKDANKSLFGAAKGRNVILVSLESTQSFVVNEKVNGQEITPFLNDFIKQSYNFSNVYHQTGQGKTSDSEFIVDNSLYPLGRGAVFFTNAGNEYRAAPEILKNSGYYSAVLHANNKSFWNRDLMYESLGYDSFLDINSYDVTDKNSVGWGLKDKEFFEQSSELMKNLPQPFYSRLITLTNHFPFDLDEEDKLIDEYDSSSKTLNKYFPTVRYQDEALKRFIDKLKEDGLYDNSIIVLYGDHYGISENHNEAMGQFLGKEITPFEEVQLQKVPLVIHIPGITDKKPQTIETVGGQIDIRPTLMNLLGIETKDQIQFGNDLLSQEKLDFTVLRDGSFITDQVVYTDGVCYDKETGKPLKEAKQCEAFADKAKQELSLSDEIIYGDLLRFYDQKRLYNSSKRKEKQMLDQAS, from the coding sequence ATGCGAAAAACGTTTTTTTCGAAGATTTCATTTATGCTGATTGCCATTTTATTGATGTGGCTGAAAACGTATGCTGTTTACAAAACCAGTTTTCATATTAAAATCGACAATCTAACGCAGGAATTTATTCTGTTTATCAATCCATTAAGCTTTTTACTGCTCATTTTTGGCTTCAGCCTGTTTTTAAAAGGTAAAATCAGAAATCGTTACATTATTGCGATGAGCTGTCTTGTCACATTTGTATTGCTGGCGAATATGGTTTTTTACCGTTTTTACAATGATTTCTTAACGATCCCTGTTCTTTTTCAAACGAGCAATATGGGTGATCTCGGAAGCAGCATCGGAACACTTCTAGAGCCGACAGACCTCCTATTGGCGGTAGATATTGCAGTTTTAATATGGCTTCACTCCCGGCAAAAAGCTTTTCGATCGGACATTCCCTCCACGAAAAATGAACGTGCGGCATATTTTCTGTTTGTTGCTTCTGTTTATTTCTTCAATTTGGGCTTGTCTGAAGCGGAAAGACCTCAGCTGTTGACACGTTCATTTGACAGGGAAATGCTTGTTAAAAACATCAGTTTGTTTAACTTTCATGTTTACGACGGTGTTCTTCAATCAAAGCAGTCGGCCCAAAGAGCTTTAGCTGACAGCAACAGCCTCACGGAAATTGAAAACTATGTAACCGCTAATGCGAAAGATGCCAACAAAAGCTTATTCGGCGCTGCAAAAGGAAGGAACGTCATTCTTGTATCCTTAGAATCAACGCAAAGCTTTGTGGTTAATGAAAAGGTGAATGGGCAAGAAATTACCCCTTTTCTGAATGACTTTATCAAACAGAGCTACAACTTTAGTAATGTTTACCACCAAACCGGCCAAGGGAAAACATCGGATTCTGAATTTATCGTGGATAATTCACTGTATCCGCTTGGACGAGGCGCCGTGTTTTTTACAAATGCAGGCAACGAATACAGGGCCGCGCCTGAGATTTTGAAAAACAGCGGTTACTATTCAGCTGTCCTTCACGCTAATAATAAAAGCTTTTGGAATCGGGATTTAATGTACGAATCGCTTGGATATGATTCGTTTTTAGATATCAACTCTTACGATGTGACTGACAAAAATTCAGTTGGCTGGGGACTGAAGGATAAAGAATTTTTTGAGCAGTCTTCAGAGCTGATGAAAAATCTGCCTCAGCCGTTTTATTCGAGGCTGATTACACTGACAAACCACTTCCCGTTTGATCTTGATGAAGAGGACAAATTGATTGATGAATATGATTCAAGCAGCAAGACGCTAAATAAATACTTCCCTACTGTACGTTATCAAGATGAGGCGCTGAAACGGTTTATCGATAAGCTGAAAGAAGACGGGTTATACGACAACTCTATTATTGTATTATACGGTGACCATTACGGAATATCGGAAAACCACAATGAAGCGATGGGGCAATTTTTAGGGAAAGAGATTACACCATTTGAAGAAGTGCAGCTCCAAAAGGTGCCGCTTGTCATTCATATTCCCGGCATTACCGATAAAAAGCCGCAAACCATTGAAACAGTGGGCGGACAGATTGATATCAGGCCGACGCTGATGAATCTTTTAGGGATTGAAACGAAAGATCAAATTCAATTTGGAAACGATTTGCTTTCACAGGAAAAACTGGACTTTACCGTACTCCGAGACGGGAGCTTTATCACGGATCAGGTTGTATACACTGACGGTGTTTGTTATGACAAAGAGACCGGTAAGCCGCTAAAAGAGGCAAAACAGTGTGAAGCATTTGCTGATAAAGCGAAACAGGAGCTATCACTTTCTGATGAAATCATCTATGGGGATTTGTTGCGATTTTACGATCAGAAAAGGCTGTACAATTCGTCAAAACGTAAAGAAAAACAAATGCTTGATCAGGCATCGTAA
- the pstB gene encoding phosphate ABC transporter ATP-binding protein PstB, which yields MSIATKAVMKQEVYQVNGMDLWYGQHHALKNINLSIYENEVTAIIGPSGCGKSTFIKTLNLMIQMTPNVKLAGELHYNGTNILKDKVDIVDLRKNIGMVFQKGNPFPQSIFDNVAYGPRVHGTKNKKKLQDIVEKSLKDVALWDEVKDRLHSSALSLSGGQQQRLCIARALATNPDILLMDEPTSALDPISTRKIEELILELKHQYTIVIVTHNMQQAARVSDQTAFFYMGELVECDNTNQMFSNPQDQRTFDYITGKFG from the coding sequence ATGAGTATTGCTACCAAAGCTGTAATGAAACAGGAAGTCTATCAAGTCAATGGAATGGACTTATGGTATGGACAGCATCATGCCTTGAAAAATATCAATTTGAGCATTTATGAAAACGAGGTCACGGCGATTATCGGGCCGTCAGGATGCGGGAAATCGACCTTCATTAAAACATTGAATTTGATGATTCAAATGACGCCGAATGTAAAGCTTGCAGGGGAGCTTCATTATAATGGCACCAATATTTTAAAGGATAAAGTGGATATCGTCGATTTACGAAAAAATATCGGCATGGTATTCCAAAAAGGAAACCCGTTTCCGCAATCGATCTTTGATAATGTCGCTTACGGACCGAGAGTCCACGGCACTAAAAATAAAAAGAAGCTTCAAGACATTGTGGAAAAGTCATTAAAAGATGTGGCGTTATGGGATGAGGTGAAGGATCGTTTGCATTCATCTGCACTCTCGTTATCAGGAGGCCAGCAGCAGCGTCTTTGTATCGCCAGAGCGCTTGCGACAAATCCTGATATTTTGCTGATGGATGAACCGACATCTGCATTAGATCCAATTTCAACAAGAAAGATTGAAGAACTCATTCTTGAGCTGAAACATCAATATACCATTGTCATCGTTACGCATAACATGCAGCAGGCAGCAAGGGTTTCTGATCAAACAGCTTTTTTCTATATGGGTGAGCTTGTTGAATGTGACAATACCAATCAAATGTTTTCTAATCCGCAGGATCAAAGAACTTTTGATTACATCACAGGGAAGTTTGGATAA
- the rpmG gene encoding 50S ribosomal protein L33, translating to MRVNITLACTECGERNYISKKNKRNNPDRVEFKKYCPRDKKSTLHRETK from the coding sequence ATGCGCGTTAATATTACTTTGGCTTGCACTGAATGTGGTGAGCGTAACTATATTTCTAAAAAGAACAAACGCAACAATCCAGACCGCGTTGAATTTAAAAAATATTGCCCGCGTGATAAAAAATCTACGTTACACCGTGAAACAAAATAA
- a CDS encoding glycosyltransferase family 4 protein: MNVLMLALEHPQEPKSGIGVHLNRLISYLKPYINITVCTPKRQMFSYAQFEDFIADANFTMIQHVLSCNERVDLIHAHDDMTAPAAHDLKQRLGLPLAVTIHGLESERKKVCQEAPHPYRLQIERLLIEAADELIVLSSFMKRSLDNVTRKKITVIPSPASMEEEKGEIQRSMMKGRFLFSFGRFVPEKGFAQLLKVFALLRRRQPDLHLVLAGEGPSRSSCEKLASALNLERVLFLPVLHRRDIRAFLSHCEMAVFPSVYEPFGLAAQESMEQGVLTAVSPSGGFCDFALHGKTAYTIDFTRTQEAADLLDRLLKDRERARRIKEAGREQVLKQHHPRLLMTSYLQLYERIMNNSVIH, translated from the coding sequence ATGAACGTTCTCATGCTGGCTCTCGAACATCCTCAAGAGCCGAAAAGCGGGATTGGTGTCCATTTAAACCGACTCATCTCCTATTTAAAACCGTATATCAACATAACCGTTTGCACGCCAAAAAGGCAGATGTTTTCATATGCGCAGTTTGAAGATTTCATAGCTGATGCGAATTTTACAATGATTCAACATGTGTTATCCTGCAATGAACGTGTCGACTTGATTCATGCCCATGACGACATGACAGCCCCTGCCGCACATGATTTGAAACAACGGCTCGGCCTCCCTCTTGCAGTGACGATCCACGGTCTAGAAAGCGAAAGAAAAAAGGTGTGCCAAGAAGCGCCGCATCCATACAGACTGCAGATCGAACGTCTCCTGATAGAAGCTGCTGATGAACTGATTGTATTGAGCTCTTTTATGAAACGCTCGCTTGATAATGTAACTCGTAAAAAAATAACCGTTATTCCAAGCCCTGCATCTATGGAGGAGGAAAAGGGAGAAATTCAGCGAAGCATGATGAAAGGAAGGTTTTTATTTTCATTTGGCAGGTTTGTTCCAGAAAAAGGATTTGCTCAGCTGTTAAAGGTGTTTGCTCTCCTAAGGCGGCGTCAGCCTGACCTTCATTTGGTGCTGGCTGGGGAGGGGCCGTCTCGCTCCTCCTGTGAAAAATTGGCTTCAGCATTGAACTTGGAACGTGTCCTATTCTTGCCTGTTCTGCACAGAAGAGACATCAGAGCGTTTCTGTCTCACTGTGAAATGGCTGTTTTCCCTAGTGTTTATGAGCCGTTTGGACTTGCCGCACAGGAAAGCATGGAACAAGGTGTGCTGACTGCCGTTTCTCCGTCGGGCGGTTTTTGTGACTTTGCCCTTCACGGCAAAACGGCATACACCATTGATTTCACGCGCACGCAGGAAGCGGCTGACCTGCTGGACAGGTTATTAAAAGACCGGGAAAGAGCCCGCCGGATCAAAGAAGCAGGCAGAGAACAAGTACTCAAACAACACCATCCCCGGCTCCTTATGACATCATATTTACAGCTTTATGAGCGTATCATGAATAATTCAGTAATTCATTGA
- the yqgP gene encoding rhomboid protease YqgP, with translation MYLLEYTYWKIAAHFVKNGYGVIQAGESDEIWLEAPDKSSYDLVRLYKHDIDFREEMARDIEEQAERVERIRTSVGKRRMKLLNVFFSAEAPVDDWEEIAEKPFEMGPVSVEPAIVRGTMLRDDLQAVFPSYRAEEYTEARASFEDAKMARERFLSLILKQEEQRKNEAAVFQNGKPFFTYLFIALQVLMFFLLEIKGGSTNTETLVAFGAKENSLIAAGEWWRLLTPIVLHIGIVHLAFNTLALWSVGTEVERMYGSGRFLLIYLAAGITGSIASFVFSPYPSAGASGAIFGCLGALLYVALSNRKMFFRTIGTNIIVIIIINLGFGFAVSHIDNSGHIGGLIGGFFAAAALGLPQAGALGRRLLSAVFLVALAAGFLYYGLHSPSHQESALIQQANELYQEGKYKEVTELLNGEAEQKDASADLLKILAVSDIHIGEYDQATSLLERAVKKEPKDHASYYYLALLYAEKNELGQAEKAIESAIKLKPKEQRYKEMQQHIENNKVS, from the coding sequence ATGTATTTACTGGAGTATACATATTGGAAAATCGCGGCGCACTTTGTGAAAAACGGGTATGGCGTCATACAAGCCGGTGAGTCAGATGAAATATGGCTGGAAGCACCGGACAAGTCCTCTTATGATCTGGTTCGCCTTTATAAACATGATATTGATTTTCGTGAGGAAATGGCGAGGGACATAGAAGAGCAGGCTGAACGAGTAGAACGAATCAGAACGTCAGTGGGCAAACGTCGGATGAAGCTGCTGAATGTATTTTTTTCAGCGGAAGCCCCTGTCGATGACTGGGAAGAGATCGCCGAAAAGCCTTTTGAGATGGGGCCTGTATCAGTTGAGCCGGCGATCGTGAGGGGAACCATGCTTCGTGATGATCTTCAAGCTGTTTTTCCATCATATCGAGCAGAAGAATATACAGAAGCCCGCGCTTCGTTCGAAGATGCGAAAATGGCGAGAGAGCGTTTTCTTTCGCTGATTCTGAAACAAGAAGAACAAAGAAAAAATGAAGCAGCGGTGTTTCAAAACGGAAAACCGTTCTTTACTTATTTATTCATCGCGCTTCAGGTCTTGATGTTTTTCTTGCTTGAAATAAAGGGAGGCAGCACAAATACAGAGACGCTTGTCGCTTTTGGAGCAAAAGAAAACAGCCTGATTGCAGCGGGTGAATGGTGGCGGCTCTTGACGCCGATTGTGCTTCACATTGGCATTGTGCATTTAGCGTTTAATACGCTGGCTTTATGGTCGGTCGGCACAGAGGTTGAGCGGATGTACGGATCGGGCAGATTTCTCCTGATTTATCTGGCGGCAGGCATTACGGGTTCGATCGCAAGCTTTGTGTTCAGCCCGTATCCTTCCGCTGGCGCTTCAGGAGCCATATTCGGATGCTTAGGAGCACTGCTGTATGTAGCTTTGTCAAATCGGAAAATGTTTTTTAGAACCATTGGAACCAATATTATTGTCATTATTATCATCAATTTGGGCTTTGGTTTTGCGGTTTCTCATATTGACAATTCGGGGCATATCGGCGGCTTGATTGGCGGCTTTTTCGCAGCTGCCGCATTAGGATTGCCCCAAGCCGGAGCATTGGGAAGAAGACTATTGTCAGCGGTTTTCTTGGTTGCTTTGGCGGCTGGGTTTTTATATTACGGATTGCATTCGCCTTCCCATCAGGAGTCAGCGCTGATTCAGCAGGCAAACGAGCTGTATCAGGAAGGGAAGTATAAAGAAGTAACGGAATTGCTGAATGGAGAAGCGGAACAAAAAGATGCCTCGGCCGATTTATTGAAAATTCTGGCTGTTTCTGACATTCATATCGGCGAATATGATCAGGCCACTTCCCTGTTGGAAAGAGCAGTGAAAAAAGAACCTAAAGACCATGCCTCTTATTACTACTTAGCCTTGCTGTATGCGGAAAAAAATGAGCTTGGTCAAGCGGAAAAGGCTATCGAGTCGGCTATAAAACTGAAGCCGAAGGAGCAGCGATACAAAGAGATGCAGCAGCATATTGAGAACAATAAAGTATCATAA